The DNA sequence CATGAAccaaattagagatgtcccgatccgatatttggattggatcggacgccgatatgggcaaaaaaatgtgcatcggtatcggatcagaacatgggaaaaattccgatccagacttccgatcaagttttttttaaaagtccggtccgggttgtcCAGCACACCGATTTacgtaatccattccagtttttgcttcggtttccctaaaatccggtccgcattttacggcacaccttcaacacactacatttacattaccatcTCCCAATTTactaaaatgtcagctgtgtgggatcatttcaccttaaaggacgacaaagacgaagaggcagagagcaacatatgccacaataaagtcaagcgtagtggtaaagctgtaagatgttttaatgcaaccaacctaatcaagcatttagcgaaataccaccacaaacaatatgaggagtatgttaagaaaaccgaagacaaaaagaaaggtcctacgcaactaacactggcagaaacttttgctatgcgtgacaaactggcactcgacagtcccaaagcccagggaataacaagagtcattgccgaagaattcattctggatgacgagccattatctcacgtgagtcaagacgcaccatccaacacttagaaccacggtacaacatgcccagccgtcattacatccttgagcgtttcggccgtggaagattcgagaacgattcacaaacatccaaattccgattattgaaatatatcaagtaaagcggaacgaatacacagcgcggtcttcgggacgcaatgagaaactgaccacattgcgtcccgaaagtaaacataacttgttttagacccgggtaatgccaatgctcaactcacggctttagctcaactcatgccgctggataaaaaacacaagaatacctgacttctgctgacagccgcaacaaactacgtcaacgtcgttttactggagataatagatatcatatgtatatataaccagatgctacacgacagactcgactgcgttagcaacattgaagtattgaaaaccagatgcgttagtaaacagccgccatcttaaagcagaagacttccctagtaggctgttgtgaaccttccaagctaacctaattaactttttatctaaaatactcctaaatcggcaaaatcttgacttgaatctatcttcaaaacagttttaaaactttcacatgtcgaaagtagacagaagggaaattatggaataacgggagcagttttaacaactttaacagttgattcgcaaaattaaatgaattgaatgtagtttaaagctgctgatacagaatggggacttgagtattttatttactgttttaaaatgttaacttgatactgaaatagtcgtttatttaaacctgagaggctttttatacaatttttgtaactaatgcacgaaacattaaaagcatctaatagcttgggggatttgtgggattttccactgaggttgttggtgtgttttgtttttttaagacagtttacaatattatttgcacgttttactgactgactatgccatttctgtttgttaattataatgttttgtgtttgtcactgaataaacaggtcagtttcttgttaccaaccattgtcgtttattcaaactcacctagttCAACTGGCTGgttgttatcaagggtactaaaacctttttcaactgacaactaagtaaggaggctaaataactttaaactttaacacatgctcagataggtcggtatcggtatcggctagtatcggtatcagatcggaagtgcaaaacaatatcggtttcggatcagaagtgcaaaaacctggatcgggacatccctaaaccAAATATCCTGTTTACTCAAAACTGCCAAAAAAAGActggggataaaaaaaaaatatatatattttaattaataatacaAACGAGTGAAAGATATTTGTGGAAAAGGTATACTTGATATGCTCTGCATATTATGCAAGAGTGCCTAATAAAGTGTCTCGTGagtaaatgaatgcattttcccTATTCCAACAATGTACCAATTCTTTCTTCTTCATGCATTCCATCAGAGTTTGAAAAAGATGGATGGCATCACTCTGGCTGaagttgaatgttttcttgatgGTGGCAATGATGTCCGCCTCCACGCCGTCTGGGAGTCCactaggggaagaaaaaaaaaaaaaaaacaaaaaaaaaaaacaatatcatTAATTTCTTAGCAGCActgtgaaacaaaaataaagggaGTAAATTATAAGCAGACACTGCTTTGAAATTGTACTTGCTTCTACTGGTCACACTGAATTTTGACACCTTGAATCCATAGTTAACCACGTGAATGGAAGTAAATTGATGACAAGTACTGCAACtttaatttatcttttaatacaCAAAAGATGACAACAACTTCCATCATGTTTGATTTGCATTTGCTTGGGCTCATAAATAGTGGTTTATTTTTATGATCCATAAATAAGAAAGACACAAATCATGAATGAATGTACTTGCTTCTCATCTTAGTAACTCAATTTACCCCATGGGATTAATAAAGTACCCGTCTGTTTCTATTGAGGCAATATATGTGTAATGTGAGCAAacagcattttaaaatgtagtAGAACAGtcaagcagattggtgaaaaataagggtgtaacggtacatgtatttgtattgaaccgtttcggtacgtggtgctcggttcggaacggaggcataccgaacgagtttctgacgtaatgcaacccttacttttcgaggctgtgagtcgatcgggttacagcacaggtgtcaaaccgattccagaaagggcctagtgggtgcaggtttgctttccaaccaatgaagaggacaccttttcaccaattagatcttttacatgtgtaatcagttaaactttgtcaggtgcttcttgtttcagcaggaagttcattggttaaactctctgcgcgttatcggttggaacaaaatccagcacccactaggccctttctggaatcggtttgacacctgtgggttacagtttctttgtgtagattatatttactccgtcttctctactataatgaggaccaacgcggtaggacagtataacccagaaatgtcaacgtcgcgacaacgtggccgctgcgagaacgcagtgaaacgcgggcgttaaagtcagtcagccaatgcacaccagtcgcagcgcggccgcgtgttagacgcgtcccagaagcgactcaacacgacgcatgcgaaaagaatggcagagtttattatttgacgcgagacgcgaccctcctgcgtcaatactactaccggtagctaggatcgggcagaccggaaaatCGGGTAAAAATACGAtggatccagtcgattttcaaactaatatgcaatcgtaacccactttttgagtccatcagatctcttgactggtagatcggggcacagttaagttgtctttgttgatttactgctgttttctctgctataataataaccaacacggccccgtgttcaatacaaaaccctcctaccacaacaaaacaagtaggaactaatattcacataggaactaaagttatacaacataaaatatacaatataaatgaatactccatcacatttgtaaaatataaacacataataaaataaataaaagcccaTTTAAAtggaataaattgaaatgagctaaaacacctgtaattaaataagaaTACAAAGATCCTGCTTacgcaattaaatttattaatttatgtgTGGcggtttaacttgagaaaatccaccaataaagcttttgaaaaccattcataagaaaaaaaaatgattcattgaggcatttcatttgtaaaatacatgttaaaatctatgtcatcgggattgcttttctctttaacaCAGgactttttcttctttctttcagaaagaaagctgaccaatacacagGGTCTGAaacgcaaattgttgttggattatctttaaatatccgctactttttgagcagaattctagctttgtataggctaatgttcctatagttgaaagcacaaaggtgtgtaataaacaactagcacatttatattttgcattttgttttcttactgtaccgaacatgaactgaaccgtgacctcaaaaccgaggtacgtaccgaaccgagatttttgtgtaccgttacacccctagtgaaaaatgaggcaaaaaaccccaaacaaacaaacaaaaaaagacaaaaaaacaaaacaaaaaaaaaatggtttgacCAGGAAAATCACACTGCACGTTTGTGGTCACGCTGACAATTTAAGCAAAGAATGTAGTTTATGTGCAATTCTGTGAGCAGATAAGATCACCAATTTGTACTCCAAAACTGTGGTTGTAAATATTCCAAAATGCATCGCAGACACCAACATGTCAAATATCTATGACTCAATCTCTTACCCGCCCTCTTCAGTTTGCTTGTGGACGTAGGCTAGTATATCAGCGGCTCGGCCCGTGCCCTCGCACACAACCACGGGGACGGGAGGGGTCTCTTGAAGGTAATCAAGTACAGTCAAGATCACATTGGGACCCCCTTCAAAGATGAGTGCCACAACAGGAACACCCTGACCAATGCCTACAAGAAGAGAAGAGTTTCAACAAGCATAATATTGCTCGCtatatgacagattttcatccCTGTTAATAATAAGGTGTTAAGTGAATCTTCTATTCACAAATTTCATTGTGTGCCTCTTACGTGCATGTATTCTTTGGAGGTTGATATGCTTCTCCAGGTCGCGCCGGAGTTGGACCTCCGCACCGTACTTGCCCACCGTTCCGTCGTCAACGAGTAGGAAATGTGAGTGGAGGCTGTTGAGAATATTGAGTTTGCTGAGGGGGTTGAGCAGGGTCTGGTATGGAGCAATGATCTGTGGAGACAAAGCAGACTGAATTAGGGctgcgttttttgttgttgattttttatttatacggCGTGACATAGTGTCTCTTACATCTCTACCGATGAGGTCGGTTCTGTTTTCGATGACTCCCCAGGATGCAATGCCAATAGTGCAAATTTTCTTGGATGATCTGGAAGAATGCTCTTTGAGAGCGTCACCGACATGCTTTGCTACACCTACAATAGAGCAATGAAAATAACTGTCAATGGAGCAGATTTTCATTCCAACACTGAAAATAATTTCCTTCCTATCAGTCATGCTAATTAAGACTTGAAGAAGACATAACACAAATTCTTAAGATCTCTCAaaactttcagggacagtggtcactactagggatgtccccgatcacgtgatcagatatCGTCCCCGATCACATAATTTTCAGAAGATCGGAATCTGGTAAAAAAGAttgggtttttaaaatgtatatatacatttttaaatcaatgtctACAAAGGAACAAAACAATCCAGATGTACAAATAAATTAGCAAgagaaacaaatattttttatactACATAACATTGTAACACAGACTGAGACATCAGGAACCCAACGCCGCAAAGGATGTTATGCTAGCTAATGCTaagattagagctgggaatctttgggcacctaacgattcgattacgattcagaggctccgattcgattataaaacgattattgatgcaccccactccttttttttttttttttttttttttttaatttgttttgtacattagttccaaaattgttcaaaaatcctctcaggctaaaccaaactactatttcagtatcaagttaacatatagcagtaaacaaatatacaaaaataacagtaaataaaaaactccagtccccattctatatcagcagctttaaactactttcaattaatttaatgttgtgaatcaaccgttaaagttgttaaaattgctcctgttattccataatttctcttttgtctactttcaacatgtaaaagttttaaaactattttaaagatagattcaagtcaatattttaccgattttggagtattttagataaaagttaattaggttcgcttggaaggttcgcaacaacagccttgcagggaagtgtactgctttaagatggcggccgttactaacgcccgcatctagttttttgtagatgtgctggtaacgataccgaagctataatgcatctagtcctatataaatgatatctaccgtaacgtaatgtggcttgtagcagcttttcggcagcagtcaggtatgttggtgttttttttttttttatctcgtggcatgagttgagctagagccgtgagttcagcattggcgttacccgagcggccgggtaatgagaagcatgatgtttagctactctcgctccgtccctaattgcgtaccgaagaccgcgcggcgcgctgagtgtgtcgtacttctgctttacttggcatatttcaataatcggaatttggatgtttatgaatcgttctcgaatcttccacggccgaatcacgaataatctaagaatcggaaattttgcatacCTCTAGCTAAGATAGCATCGTGCAGGAGTAAtcatcgctttttttttttttttttaaaccggtcctgttcagctgcttgatacagagaatggaaatctgagtgtccgattggtctgaacagttttattgtataacatgggagtatgacatactcctatTTAGAGCtgcaacgaatactcgagcatctTGAGTAacgtttcgtttgtgctgcatttattgagatatttacaattcttttataggtcagtcTGAGGTCAAAAAGACcccatttttgattaaaaatggctagaaTGGTGTCAAtaatttgtgctgtaaaacgtTTTCTTtgcgctgcaacggttttgtagatattcTGCTTTTAATTTGTAGTAATGATGTCACACAgaccccatttactgcaaaatggacccgaagtggTGCCGTTCGTTTGTGCTAGTTTGTGCTATAACAAATTGTAGTATCATTTTCCAAGTAAAACATCTCCAAACCTGTGTTGACCCCTCCTGTAAGAATCCAGGCACCTGTGGTGACGGCTGCCTTGACGAGGCCCTTGCCAACCACCTGCTTGATGCGAGGGTGCAGCTCAAAGTTCTGCACGCCTCCGTGGACAGAGATCAGAATCTTGGGCAGCTCCATATGCCACTCCTTCAGCATCAACCGAAGGATGCTCTCCGGACGAGAGTCGTAGGACAAACGCACATACTGGAAGGACATTAAATAGCCACAAACAaccactaaattaaaaaaaaaaaaaaaaaaatagaatagaacatagcagtgatgttcatgtctggtgaggtACTGACTTCATCACAGTCTGATTTACAAACATGTGACCGTGATTTTGAGGAGAAGAAAAAgtgaaattaaatgaaaaagagTTTTAACACTGATTAAATACaaccattttaattatttttaatttcatattac is a window from the Corythoichthys intestinalis isolate RoL2023-P3 unplaced genomic scaffold, ASM3026506v1 HiC_scaffold_98, whole genome shotgun sequence genome containing:
- the LOC130911777 gene encoding transient receptor potential cation channel subfamily M member 7-like; amino-acid sequence: MFIFSFQSQKPWIESTFTKRECVYILPVSKDPHRCLPGCQICQQLVRCCCGRLVRQHVGFTASLANKYSDVKTAEGSGRAALELEEWSVEKHTEASPTDAYGVVNFQGGSHSYRAKYVRLSYDSRPESILRLMLKEWHMELPKILISVHGGVQNFELHPRIKQVVGKGLVKAAVTTGAWILTGGVNTGVAKHVGDALKEHSSRSSKKICTIGIASWGVIENRTDLIGRDIIAPYQTLLNPLSKLNILNSLHSHFLLVDDGTVGKYGAEVQLRRDLEKHINLQRIHARIGQGVPVVALIFEGGPNVILTVLDYLQETPPVPVVVCEGTGRAADILAYVHKQTEEGG